From a single Accipiter gentilis chromosome 10, bAccGen1.1, whole genome shotgun sequence genomic region:
- the CIB1 gene encoding calcium and integrin-binding protein 1 has translation MGGSASLLPRETLGEYQELTFLSKQEILLAYKRFSELLPKEERENACSARVPKSQILTLPELRANPFQHRICQVFSTSDDRDDSMSFEDFLDMLSVFSDSATSDIKSYYAFRIFDFDDDGTLDRKDLEKLVNCLTGQGEESRLSNTEMEQLIRNILEESDIDKDGTINLAEFQHVVSRSPDFASSFKIVL, from the exons ATGGGGGGCTCGGCCAGCCTGCTACCGCGGGAGACGCTGGGCGAGTACCAG GAGCTGACGTTCCTGAGCAAGCAGGAGATCCTGCT TGCCTACAAGAGGTTCAGTGAACTGCTGccaaaggaggagagggagaatgCCTGCTCCGCACGGGTTCCCAAGAGCCAGATCCTGACGTTGCCAGAGCTGCGG GCAAACCCCTTCCAGCACCGGATCTGCCAGGTGTTCTCCACCTCAGATGACAGGGATGACAGCATGTCCTTTGAAGACTTCCTTGATATGCTGAGCGTCTTCAGCGACTCTGCCACCTCAGACATCAAATCCTACTATGCCTTCCGCATCTTTG ACTTTGATGATGATGGGACTCTGGACAGAAAAGACCTGGAGAAACTGGTGAACTGTCTGACGGGGCAAGGCGAGGAGTCCCGGCTGAGCAACACAGAGATGGAACAGCTCATCCGAAAC aTCCTGGAGGAGTCTGACATCGACAAGGATGGTACCATCAACCTTGCCGAGTTCCAGCACGTTGTCTCCCGCTCCCCAGACTTTGCCAG CTCCTTCAAGATTGTCCTGTGA
- the GDPGP1 gene encoding GDP-D-glucose phosphorylase 1 codes for MAAASEAPGDPSPQDFVYGEEDFVLQGTGWGGEPGSALSRFDRALLEGWSDRMERGLFRYRLGPLPTRVLPGPMSLVAQLNVQRGTERRPPQAVLSLRQPFDPRAFNFTRMRPGEVLLRLRRAADEGGGGSGGAAAPDYLLVAINVSPLEQGHVLLLPEPGRGLPQALTAPLLRGGLEAALLSAHPGFRLGFNGLGACASLNHLHLHAFYLGRPLLVESAPAQPLCPARGLSLLRDVPAPAFLFYAACPAGLGALARDVCRAAEHLTDTGLAYNVFVTRGDPPEGAGAGAGRGLRVLLWARRPSFGAKAGAAFNVALCELAGYLPLPAAPLFRDITEAEALRAIREHLLPEPQLLRLGEDLARLLAG; via the coding sequence ATGGCGGCGGCGAGCGAGGCGCCGGGCGACCCCAGTCCCCAGGACTTCGTGTACGGGGAGGAGGACTTTGTCCTGCAAGGAACCGGCTGGGGGGGCGAGCCGGGCTCCGCGCTCTCCCGCTTCGACCGGGCGCTGCTGGAGGGCTGGAGCGACAGGATGGAGCGGGGCTTGTTCCGGTACCGGCTGGGGCCGCTGCCCACCCGCGTCCTGCCCGGCCCCATGAGCCTGGTGGCCCAGCTCAACGTCCAGCGCGGCACCGAGCGCCGCCCGCCGCAGGCCGTCCTCAGCCTCCGGCagcccttcgacccccgggcctTCAACTTCACACGGATGCGGCCCGGCGAGGTGCTGCTCCGCCTGCGCAGGGCGGCGGacgaaggaggaggagggagtgggggtgcCGCGGCCCCCGACTACCTCCTGGTGGCCATCAACGTCAGCCCGCTGGAGCAGGGCCACGTCCTGCTGCtgccggagccgggccgggggctgccgcaGGCCCTCACCGCCCCGCTGCTCCGCGGGGGGCTAGAGGCGGCGCTGCTCAGCGCCCACCCGGGCTTCCGCCTGGGCTTCAACGGGCTGGGGGCCTGCGCCTCCCTCAACCACCTCCACCTGCACGCCTTCTACCTGGGCCGGCCGCTGCTGGTGGAGTCGGCGCCCgcccagcccctctgcccggCCCGCGGCCTCAGCCTGCTGCGGGACGTCCCGGCGCCCGCCTTCCTCTTCTACGCCGCCTGCCCCGCCGGCCTAGGGGCGCTGGCGCGGGACGTCTGCCGGGCGGCGGAGCACCTGACAGACACCGGCCTGGCCTACAACGTCTTTGTCACCCGCGGCGACCCgccggagggggccggggccggggccgggcgggggctgcGGGTGCTGCTGTGGGCGCGCAGGCCCAGCTTCGGCGCCAAGGCGGGCGCGGCCTTCAACGTGGCGCTCTGCGAGCTGGCGGGGTACCTGCCGCTGCCGGCGGCGCCGCTCTTCCGGGACATCACCGAGGCCGAGGCCCTGCGCGCCATCCGCGAGCACCTCCTGCCGGAGCCGCAGCTGCTGCGTCTCGGCGAGGACCTGGCGCGGCTCCTGGCGGGCTGA